The genomic interval AATGTTTCCATAGACTTGCAATCCAGTGGCACTGTCAGCAGCTTTGAATGACACTCATGCTTCTTCTACTATGCTCTTTTGAAGGCATCGTGTTAAATGTCACAATTTCTTTTGTAGCTCATCAAGCAATCAAAGACTGTGGACATAATATCACGAAAGCTAGCGACAAAAAAGACGGCCATTTCTACAAAAGCTATGAACAGCGTGATGAGGGAAACTGCCAGGTCCTGCCCTGCTGTCCTCACCTGCGACTGCTATGGATCAGATAGAGTCTGCAGCGTTTGCCTGTCGAGGTAACAAGTTCCTGTGGTGCTGGGGAGTCACAGCATGCAGCCAGACAAGATTAGCAATTGAAATAACTGTGGGATATTTATTGGTTTAGTGAGGGACAGGGAATAATGTGGGCCCTGTCACAGCAGTGCAGTGAGCAGATAGCTTGACCTGCCCTCCTTGGGTGACACCACTTTCTCTGGAAATCACATTTGCTGAGTGCAGCTGGGTGGACAGGCCCTGGAGACCTTTGTTTGCAGATGGCATTGTTTCTGTTGTCTGTAACCAGGACTAGGTGATGCTGCTTCTCTCAGCCTTAAGGTTTCCTTTCGGGCTTTGTTTTTATAGATTCTTCCTGATTACCTCAGAGCTACGTGAGTACATCAGTAACTCAGGACTTCAAACAAAAGAGTTTTTACATGAATTCCCTTTGAGTTATATTTTTCTGTTATGGTTTTTATTATCTGCCATCTGTTTTTATACTTGGAAATGGTTTTGAAATCTGTCTGGGACAAGGCCAGGGCATAAGGGTTAGGCCAAggtgtgggggttggggaatAAATGTTTATCGCATTAAGTTTTCATTCCTTATAAGAATTTTATTtatcctttaatcccaacacttgggaggcagaagcaggcagatttctgagttcgaggccagcctggtctacagagtgagttccaggacagccagggctatacagagaaaccctgtctcgaaaaaccaaaaagaaacaacaacaaaaaaattatttataatgcTACCAGGACAGAATTTTGTGTGAACTAAATTAATAGCTTacatagttttgttttggtttttggttttttgagacaaggtctccttatgtagccctggctatcctggaactttgcATGAGACTAGTTTAGCTTCTGGCTTCCAAGTGCGGGGATCCAGTGCGTGTGCCACTACGCCTTACTAACAGTCCAACTCTAACATAGCTGGGGATCTTATTTCTTCCTCATAGGCGGCAGCAGGTTGCCCCTAGGGCAGGCACACCAGGATTCAGAGCGCCAGAGGTCCTGACAAAGTGTCCTGACCAGACCACAGGTATGGAGCTCGAGAAGTGCCCAGCCCCCACGCTGCGGAGCCCTTGTTCTGGGTGTAGTGTTTGTACTCGCCACTGATGCCCAGTGTCCCACTTCTAAGactatgtgtttctttttgtgtttttttggtttgttttttgagacagggtttctctgtgtagccctggctgtcctggaactcactctgtagaccatgctggcctcgaactcagaaattgacctgcttctgcctcccaagtgctgggattaaaggtgtgtgccaccactgcctggttagaCGATGTGTTTCTTTATGGAacttcaaatctttttttttttttttaagatttatttatttattttgatgtataTGGATACACTGTGGCTAtactgatggttatgagccaccatgtggttgttgggaatgaAGGTTGCTCACTCTGGCCTTGCTTGctctggccctgcttgctccagcctaacctaaagatttatctattgtGATATCTATGTACACTgtggctatcttcagacacaccagcagagggcatcaaaccccattacagatggttatgagccaccatgtggttgctgggatttgaactcaggacctttggaagagcagtcagtgctcgtaaccactgagccatctctccagaccagaaCTTCTGATCCTaatgctggttttttgttttttttaattattaaatgacCCCCCTCCAGCTTGCCCCATAGATTGTATTTGCTCAGCCTATCTGAAAGATGATCTTACAGAGAATTCTTGCCATCAGCTTCTTTCAGGGACATTGTATTTCTGTCAGGGTGAGAATTGCAGTGCTCACCTGTTTACTTAATACTTCAGAAATTCTCTGGTATAGgtgaagtttttctttttctctcttttttctttcttttttttttctttttctttttcttttttctttttttttttttttttttttttttgtttttgctaccATGAAAATAATACAGTAGCAGTTAAAAGagtttgaaaaagagaaaaggtttcTAGAATACAAAAAGGCGTAGAACCTAGAAGACACCGAGTTAAATGTATAGGTGGCTCTTGCTGTCATGGAGTAGGACTTGGAGACCCCAAGTTAAATGTACAGGTGGCTCATGTGGGTCACTTGGATTCACTGTGCCCGTGTCTGTGCTGCTAGTGATGTAAAATGAGTGTGACTGTTTGCATTTTTGTTAGGACATGCCTGCTCATAAGTACCTAATGACTGGTTAAACATGCTGATGACACTTAGGGTATTGATGGGCATCTATTATCCAAAGGGTTATGAAAGGAAGCTCATGTGATAGAAACGACCACCTCTGAGGAAGTGCTGTAGAGTTGGAGATTAGCATTGAGCAGGACCCGAGAAACTCAGGACAGCATAGTCACGGGCTGTGGAGGAAGCTCTGAGCGTGGTGTTGCTTAGTACAGAGTGGGAGTCAGGAGAAAGACTCCGTGCACCACGGTGACCGCTTGGACTGTGTGTCAGATGCTGTTCAAGGAAAGAGAATGGCTGTGTTCTAGAAGGCCAGTGCAAGTGTGCAGGAAGAATAGATTCTGTAGGCTAGTGTCCTGCAGTGGTCCAGCTGAAGGGTGAGGAGTGCCTGAGTGTGGGCACTTGTGACAGTGGAAATGAGGGTAAGCAAGTGACAAGCATGCCTAGAAGGTGCTGTATGTCAACACTCACATGGTGTGCTGAAGAAAAAGGCTCTCAGAGTGTTTACACGACTAGCTTGAGGGTCAAGGACCTGTGCCCAGAAACAAGGTGGAGAGTGAATGAGACCTGGTGTATAGGGAAAGGTAGAACATAGCGGGTTTGAGATTTGTGGCACATCCATATGGAATGTCCTACAGAGCCAAAGGTCAGTCTGAAGCTCAGGGAAGGAGCCAGGGTGGAAACCCAGCTGAGCATGGGTAAAAGATGAAACTCCAGGGAGAACATGCAGCAAAGAGATCGGGCGCTGAGGAGCCTCAGCACTGACTGCGGAGGAGCAGACAATGATTGAGATGAATCTGACAGGATGGTGCTGAGTGCCCAGGGGAACCCCAATAACTCAACACTAGGACGTTAGGAGGGAGAGGTGAGTCagcctggttttgtttctgttctggTGCTGGTCTCAAACGCAGGGTTGTAGCTGCACTGGTGTAAATGCTCAGTGTGTCTCACTAAAAGGAAAATGCTTGTACTACCAAGTCGCAACTTGAAAAGCATCCAGATTTCTTCCCAAATAGCTATTGTTGAATTTCCTTTGATCTTATAGGATCAAatgtaaatgtacatttatttacaattttctaATGATGAAATATTTCTAATTCATCAGCGTGTTCAAGAGAAACCGTTTTGCAGAAGGAATGTTGAGTTAGAGTTGTGGTTATACTTTAGAATCTCCCAAGAAACTTAAATGTCTGTCCCAGAACGATTTGAAGAGAATCCTGTTGAACTGAGCCTGTGTGTCATACATAACTTAAGGTTTCTAAGATGATGTTTGTTCTCAGTTAAGTTGTGCAGCTACTGGTTTAGGTGATCGTACGTTGAGAATTTCAGGCTGGTTTTTAAAGTCTGTTTTCTGTCACAGCGATTGACATGTGGTCTGCAGGTGTCATATTCCTGTCCTTGCTCAGTGGGCGGTACCCATTTTACAAGGCCAGTGATGACTTAACTGCTTTGGCTCAGATCATGACAATTCGAGGATCCAGGGAAACTATCCAGGCTGCTAAAGCTTTTGGTAAGTTTTAAATTCTAGAACAAGGCAGATGCTTTTGATTGTCGCCTATAAATTGCTAAATAAATGTTGCAAAATTCCCCTCACAAGTAAACGTATTCACTTGCTTGAAAACAGTAACTTTGTTTAAAAAGAGTGGACAGTTGTTTACAACAGAGTGCCATGTGCCCAGCACACATAATGCGCTAGTGACTGGTGTGTAAGGAGTGGGCAGTCGTGTGTACTACAGAGTGCTGTGTGCCCACACTAGTGTTTAAGGCTGGACTTTACACTCCTTCCTTTGTCAGCTAACTAGAGGTCAGCTTTGTAATTATGTCTTCCATTCTATACATTCTCAATAGGAAGTTTAAATCTGTTGTATATTAAACATTGTACTGGGCACTAAAGTAAGGATTACTACGAAGGAAGATAACAGAAATGTATATTATTAGCCTTTGGTATCTGTGTCGTTAGGGTAGCAAAGAAGAAATACATCTTTTATGGCATATTCTcaggtgtgcacacatatatggaatttctttagtttttttgagacaggttttcactgTGTACCTCTGGCCCACCTGGAAttcacagggatcctcctgcctttgtgtCTGGAGTGCTTGTATTACAGATATGTGATACTATACTCATCTCGTGAGCATAAATATTAGTAACACAGGTTAAGACTGCAGTAACACATTCTATGGGTGCCTAAGAATCACTTGAGCCTTGCTCTGGTAGCCAAACTCAAATGGCCatgatgtgtgtgtttattctccAGGTAGTAGTATAGTTGCTACTTCCCAGAGGTCAGTGAATGATATGGACAGACTCTCAGCTGGCCTACCTCAAAAATAACTAAGCTGCTATGTGCCCAGCCCCAGGGCCAGTGGTTCTTAAGCAGGAATACATATCAGAATTAACTAGCCAATTTTAAGAACTGCATTATCTGCCCCTACACTACCCATTCACGGACAATACAATTTAGAAAATGCGAACACTTGTTAGGATGCCTTGTGCTTAGAGTGGCTGTGAAAGGCCTTTGCTGTTGAACACCAGCTGCCCAGGTCTGATGTGCCAGAACACTGTATGGAGGGCTTCAGGAGAGTCTCAAAACAGGCTTGCCATAAAGTGTGTCGGCAGCACTGACTCTGCAGTGTGTGCCTCTTACCTAGCATAAGAATACTTTGTTTGAGGTTCATAGGCTGAAATGATACACACAAGGGAGATGTGACATTGTTGTCTTGAAATTAGTATTTCATTACAAAGAATAGAACAtgctgctgggcgtggtggtgcacgcctttaatcccagcacttgggaggcagaggcaggcgaatttctgagttcgaggccagcctggtctacagagtgagttccaggacagccagggctatacagagaaaccctgtctcgaaaaaccaaaaaaaaaaaaaaaaaaaaaaaaaaaaaaaaagaaagaaagaaaaaagaacatgcTTACATATGTTCTCAACCACTTACAACTTTCTACCTCCCAGTAAATAGCTTTAAGAGAAGGTCGGGGGATTTGGAGTTTGTCAGCCAGTAATGAAATGTTAAAGAATTTGAATTTCTATCATTGATAATCAAAGTTATAATGAAGTAACATCTGATGAGAAATACTCTAGGGCAAGTCTGTTGATAGCATGCAAAGCCTTCTGAAAATTTTCTGTTACAGTGCTTTTATCTTGTTTGTAGTGTGACAGTTTAGTGGTTTTTCTAGCAGAGCATCTGTAGTAAGTTCAGCCAGATCTTACAACCTTGAGCTACTGTAGGAGAAGACTCAATGCCCACAGACCCGCTCTGTCATGAGTGCTGACTCGCCTGTTGTGCAGAGCCTGCCCCATCGCAGTGGGCCTTAAGTACTCATTGAATCGTACTAAGTAAATTCAAAACTTGGAGCTGAAATCAATGCCTGACACAACATATCCTCACTGAATGTGTTCATTAGGTTGTTCCTTCAATACTTTAAATGTATTCTTAGTCAAGTGCTaaaatttatgtgtatttatggCCTGGGACTTGCTGAACTTCGTCTCTTGATGTCAGAGCAAACTAATAAATTAAGGGATAAACTGTACTGCTATCCTCTGGCTGGAGTTTCCTAGCCAAGAAGAAGAGAGAGCTCTAAAAGTAAAACTGGATTGATGCGCACCCTCATGACTTAATTTGTGTTCATTTGTCTCTGTTGCTTTCTCTGGTCCTGCCCACCTCTTTTTCCTGTCTAGTAATTAATTGTGTTAGAAAATGTGAAGGTGGCTTTTTATTACTAAGATTGCTTTATTGGCAAGCTGCATATTCCTTCAGGGAATCTATGTGTGCAGCTCAGTGTTTAAGCCCCATGCCTGTATAATAGGGAAGTGTACAGTATATGATTGCCTTTTCTGTCCTTATTTTGCTCACTTTGATAGTATGTTGATGctaagttaaatttaaaatatttgttttttttaaaaagtgtgtatagtgtgcacatgtgtatgtgcttgtggagGCCTGAAGTTGACATCAGGAGCCTTCCTCATTTGCTGTTCTTAGTCAGTGAGGCATAGCTTGCTGATTTGACTAGTCTTACAAGCTAGCTTTCTCTGagggcctcctgtctctgccttctgagcaccATTTTATAGGTGTGCTTCCACACTCAGCAGGCATTTGTATAGGCTGTGGAGACCAGAACTCTAGTCCTCACACTTAATGTAATGCATGCTTTATCCACCAAGTTATCCCCAGTCTGACATTTTAACTGAAAAACCTGAGGTCTGCTTTGTCAGTTGATTCATTCATGACCATGTCTGGGGTGGAGAACCAGGTACTGTTTATTGTCATAGAGCTAAAATCCCAGTGGAGGAAAGTGTTAGAGGTGAGTAGTGTTGAGAAAGGCAGGAAGGCTATGAAGAGGGTTTAGTGCTTATACATTGTTCTAGAACAGTTTCTAGACTATGCAAGTAAATAGGGGCTTGGGAGGTGTAGTACAACAGGCATTAACTACTTCTGGTGTGTGTACCAGGAAATGTATAGTTTGAGGAGTTCAAAGTATCATAATCTTCAAAGAGCTCACAGACTGATAGGTGAAACAGACAGGTTTCATTAGTTAGGACAGTAAAAGTAATGTTTCGGTTTTGCTGATTATAACAGAAACTTAACAAGGACTCTCAGAATCCAGCCCTTACAACTATGATTCTTGAGCTAGACAGACGCATCTTAACACACTGGGGCATCCTAGGAAAGGCGTGAGCCAGAGGCAGCAGGGTGAGGAGGGCAAGGGAGGAGCTGCAGCTTGTAAGTTACAGAGCTGCTGACAGGTAAAGCCTGGCCTAGCCCAGCAGGCCCcacttcctctcctccctgcttTGTCGGCTGGCTTTCTGCTGTGAAGGTTGAATACGACTGAGACGTGGCACGCAGCCCTCTGTCTCATCTCAGATACAGAAAAACAGTCATAAAGCACATGACTGCACTTAATTGGTTTTCATGAATTGCTTCTGATAtgttgaattctttttttctttaaggcaaATCAGTTCTGTGTAGCAAAGAAGTCCCAGCACAAGACTTGAGAGCTCTCTGTGAGAGACTGCGGGGTCTAGACTCTACCACTCCCAGGTCAGCCAGTGGTCCTCCAGGGAATGCTTCCTATGACCCTGCTGCTTCCAAGAACACTGACCACAAAGCATCCCGTGTACAGGCTGCTCAGGCACAGCACTCAGAGGACTCCTTGTATAAAAGGGACAACGATGGCTATTGGAGTCATCCCAAAGACTGCACTTCCAACTCAGAAGGCTGGGACTCAGTACCTGATGAAGCCTATGACCTGCTCGACAAGCTTCTGGACCTAAACCCAGCTTCAAGGATAACAGCAGAAGCAGCCTTATTACATGCGTTCTTTAAAGATATGTGCTCCTGATACGGCTCTCCACTTACTGTTGCTGCTGTGTGTTGTAAGGCGATGTGGATAATCACAGGTTGTTTGTGTCTGAGTCTAGGGTAGAATGAATAACTTGTTTTAAAGTTATAATATTTGTTCTGATGTCAGATTATAAACAGATTAAGAATTCTTAAAGAACAGGGGGAACCCTTGACAAGGTCTTTGAGTTAAACCATCAAGTAGACTCAGATGCTTAGTGTCCTGGTTTTCTCTGCCTCAGGAGCAACCTTACTGAGCCTGATGCATGGGTTCGAGGTACAGGTCATAAAGCTAACAGGTATGACAGGGAGAAACTGAGAGAAACACTGTTTCTAAGCAGTGTGTGGTCTGCACTGTGTGCATGGGGGAACTGGCTGTTGGTGGTGTGTGTGGAAAGTGTGCAAATGAACAAATAGTTATTGCAGAGATGTTTGTCACCTCCTAACACAGTCATTGTAAGTTACATGGTGCTTACTGCAGTTTCTGGGTGCTTCACTAAGTgttacatgtatttatatttggAGCCAAATAATGTTGTGTATTATTGATAAGACAGAAATGCTTCTTTTTCTCagtatttttttctcacataccTTTGTTTAGTTAGGTAATGGCCACAGGAAAAGTGAGCATAGAACTGGACATTACTGGCGATGTTTTCTGGTTTGCCAGGAGCATCCACATTTCTGCATTTCTGTTCTGAATTAATCTTGGTCAGAGGGAATGGGTCTTAGGTAATTGAGAAAAAGATAAGGGGACAAAGTAGTAGAGGGCTCGATACGGAGATTTGTGCATTATTTTGTTCTAAACTTCTCTCTGTCCGAGATAGCATACCAGGCTTCCAGGAGTCAGGATGGACTTGCTGAGGAGTTCCTGCTTGTATCATCACAGACTAGGGAGCTGTCTCTCAGAGTGTTTACTGTTGTGAACATGGATAGATCAGTGTGTCTCATTGATCAATTTGCcatgtgtatataatgtatatttgtgtgtatacacacttTGTCTTatgctgtaatttttttaaaacttgaatgTTTTGGGATATGTATTTAATAATAAACTTTTAGATGCTTATATCAGAATACTTATTTAAAGAGTAATAAGTTAAGCCAGGCGCATGTGGTATATGTTGATAGTCTGCCCAGGTTACTTGAACATGGAGAGCCAAAGAAGAGCAGGGAAGAGAATacaaaacttttatttctttttttccatcctGATGTGgtggttgcacacctttaatcacaagaactcagcaggcaaaggcaaacagatttctggagttcaaagccagcttggtctggATGATGAATTCCAGGCCGTTGAGGGTATGTAGTGGACCTTGtttatatgtaaattaaaataaagttagTTCTACTCCCTCTCAGACCAATGAGCACTTACAGAGTATAGTAGCTGTCCCAGCAGGCCTGGCTGAGGTAAGCTGGAGAGGATAGAATACCCACGCAGATGTGCTCATTGGCCCAGGTGCCAGACTTTTCAACTGTAAAGCACTGTGTCAGTAATTAAAATAGAATCTCAATGCAGCTACATGTTTTCACTCAAAAGTTGACTCTCAGGAGAGTAAGAGGGTAAAAGAATTGATCAAAACAGAGGGACAGAGCCTCAGGAAATTGAGAATTCAGACTTGCTTTAAAAAGTTcctttaggggctggtgagatggctcaatgggtaagagcactgactgctcttccgaaggtcctgagttcaaatccagcaaccacatggtggctcacaaccatccgtaatgagatctgacaccctctactggtgtgtccgaagacagcaacagtgtacttacatataataaataaataaatcttaaaaaaaaaaaaaaagttcctttaggTCAGGACTTGATTGACATAATGTTAACAAAGTTAGCCAGTATTATAAGTTGGTTTTCAGGAAATTTTAGTCCTTTTGGAGAATGTTGCAACTAGAGATTGTTAAGGTTTCCATTTAATAGCCTTTTAGACAACTAGAACTATTAATGTTAAGCTACAAGTCCTGGTTTTGAAACAGGCTGTACCTCAGCCTTTTTAATGAGACTTTCCCTAATAAGGTGATGAATATGCTTTTCTCAAAAGACCCAAATAGAAAACAGTGGCTCAAGTATTGTTATTCTAAAGAATCCAACTGAGTTTGTTTCAAAATCTTAACAAAACTCATCAAGTGATGCTAATCCCTGAGTTACTGGCGTCAGCATTCTAGGAACAAATTTGTGTTACAGATGTCAGAATATTGATTGCATAAGGTCTTGAAACCCACAAAACTTGTAGGCTTAGGTCTTAgtattttctgttgtttatgtaatTGCAACCCAACATGTCACTGTAAAgttatttatcttaaaaaaatttaTCCAAATTTGGCAGGTCTAACTGTCTGCCAGTGTCTGCAGATGTGTTGTTTCCACCCACAATGGTGCTTGTCATCTGTGGTCGTTAAAGAGCACTCTCCAGACAGTTGTGTCAAGTCTCGTTTCAAGAATTTCCCCATCTTCTTAAAGTTGATATGGCTATTTCCtgattttgtctgtgtgtgtgtgtgtgtgtgtgtgtgtgtgaactgccACCTCTCCTTGAAGGGTAGACTGCCAGTTCCAGACAAGCAGTCAGAAGTAGCTGAAGTGCCACATTACACAGAGAGGTTGTCATCAGAATGACCCTAGTTTCTGACAAGATGAGGCTTCCACAACCAGCACTGTTACAGATGCCTCAAGTGAAAAGTGTGGTCTTAGCAACTGCAGACCTGGTGAGAATCTGTAGGGAAGGCCAGGGAAACTGCAAACCCCGAGCATGAGAACATTGACTTGATATCTCAAGAGGAAGAAAAATTAGTTAAaattagttaaaataaaattgaccttgaacttttagtGCTTTAGACATTAACTGGAAAGAATTTAAAAGGATGAGTAGCTTCAAGCCTGTTTGAAGAGTGTCTCCTAA from Mus musculus strain C57BL/6J chromosome 5, GRCm38.p6 C57BL/6J carries:
- the Cdc7 gene encoding cell division cycle 7-related protein kinase isoform 2 (isoform 2 is encoded by transcript variant 3) — translated: MEEPMAFSSLRGSDRCPADDSLKKYEQSVKLSGIKRDIEELCEAVPQLVNVFKIKDKIGEGTFSSVYLATAQLQEGHEEKIALKHLIPTSHPMRIAAELQCLTVAGGQDNVMGLKYCFRKNDHVVIAMPYLEHESFLDILNSLSFQEVREYMYNLFVALKRIHQFGIVHRDVKPSNFLYNRRLKKYALVDFGLAQGTRDTKIELLKFVQSEAQQEDCSRNKYHGVVGHKGLLSRPAPKTVDQQCTPKTSVKRSYTQVHIKQGKDGKLIKQSKTVDIISRKLATKKTAISTKAMNSVMRETARSCPAVLTCDCYGSDRVCSVCLSRRQQVAPRAGTPGFRAPEVLTKCPDQTTAIDMWSAGVIFLSLLSGRYPFYKASDDLTALAQIMTIRGSRETIQAAKAFGKSVLCSKEVPAQDLRALCERLRGLDSTTPRSASGPPGNASYDPAASKNTDHKASRVQAAQAQHSEDSLYKRDNDGYWSHPKDCTSNSEGWDSVPDEAYDLLDKLLDLNPASRITAEAALLHAFFKDMCS